A genomic window from Sulfurimonas paralvinellae includes:
- a CDS encoding pseudouridine synthase family protein, translated as MATEKAYKLLAAQEGISNSAAKSMIDRGLVYVGNKKVMIARGEIDERTIFRVEKVEKAKPIFENDDIIVIDKPAYVNSDEIERQFKGARLLHRLDRETSGVLMLVKNEEFREKAIKEFAQDKVYKEYIAWVEGIMTEPIEVDKPILTQKRNNRATSNVSPKGKPARTEFFPDIVSAKKTKVKVIIHHGRTHQIRVHARYIEHPIIGDEQYGGRRAKRVMLHAHKVRLLGMEFVAPEPKAFKTFE; from the coding sequence ATGGCAACAGAAAAAGCATATAAATTATTGGCAGCACAAGAGGGGATTTCAAACTCTGCTGCAAAATCTATGATAGACAGAGGACTTGTCTATGTAGGGAACAAGAAAGTGATGATCGCCCGTGGCGAGATTGATGAACGCACGATCTTTCGAGTAGAGAAAGTCGAGAAGGCAAAACCTATCTTTGAAAATGATGACATTATTGTCATCGATAAACCGGCTTATGTGAATTCCGATGAGATCGAACGTCAATTTAAAGGTGCAAGACTTTTGCACAGACTTGACCGTGAGACTAGCGGTGTGCTTATGCTTGTAAAAAATGAAGAATTCCGTGAAAAAGCCATTAAAGAGTTTGCACAGGATAAGGTTTACAAAGAGTATATTGCATGGGTTGAGGGGATTATGACTGAGCCGATAGAAGTGGATAAACCAATTCTCACGCAGAAGAGAAACAATCGTGCCACCTCGAATGTCTCTCCAAAAGGAAAACCGGCAAGAACGGAATTCTTTCCGGATATCGTCAGTGCGAAAAAGACAAAGGTAAAAGTTATTATTCATCACGGAAGAACACACCAGATCCGTGTACATGCAAGATATATTGAACATCCTATCATAGGGGATGAACAGTATGGAGGACGTCGTGCCAAGCGGGTAATGCTGCATGCACATAAAGTGAGACTTCTTGGTATGGAGTTTGTAGCGCCTGAACCAAAAGCGTTTAAGACGTTTGAATAA
- the rpsP gene encoding 30S ribosomal protein S16 gives MTVIRLTRMGRKKRPFYRIAVTDSRKRRDGGWIELIGYYNPMTKELQVDNERVDYWLGVGAQMSDRVKKITGR, from the coding sequence ATGACAGTAATTAGACTTACTCGTATGGGAAGAAAAAAACGTCCATTTTACCGTATCGCGGTAACAGACAGCCGTAAACGTAGAGATGGTGGTTGGATTGAACTTATCGGTTACTACAACCCGATGACAAAAGAACTTCAAGTTGATAATGAAAGAGTTGATTATTGGCTAGGTGTCGGTGCTCAAATGAGTGACCGTGTTAAAAAGATTACTGGTCGCTAA
- a CDS encoding Nif3-like dinuclear metal center hexameric protein, whose translation MKILEIYEYLNELSPFEMQESWDNSGLLVGDFKTDITTVALSIDVDEELIDSLEEGTLLITHHPIIFGGLKQLEFSKYPANLLHKMIKKNISNIAMHTNFDQTHLNDYVAMEILGYEIAEKDGFVAYLDVNEDFDSFAKKVAAAFGLPHARCVKANSFVKRAALTTGSGCSLMRSLSADCFLTGDVKYHDAMEAKSINLSVIDIGHYESERFFAQILQKYLKNLGLKVIIASSENPFTYI comes from the coding sequence ATGAAAATCTTAGAGATATATGAGTACCTGAACGAACTCTCTCCTTTTGAGATGCAAGAGTCTTGGGATAATTCAGGACTCTTGGTCGGGGACTTTAAAACAGACATTACGACCGTGGCTTTGAGTATCGATGTGGATGAAGAGTTGATAGACTCTTTGGAAGAGGGGACGTTGCTGATTACACATCATCCCATTATCTTTGGCGGTCTCAAGCAGTTGGAATTTTCAAAATACCCGGCAAATCTACTGCATAAGATGATAAAGAAAAACATCTCAAATATCGCAATGCATACGAACTTTGACCAGACGCATCTTAACGATTATGTCGCAATGGAAATCTTAGGTTATGAGATTGCCGAAAAAGATGGTTTTGTGGCTTACCTTGATGTGAATGAAGATTTTGACAGCTTTGCAAAAAAAGTTGCTGCGGCTTTTGGTCTGCCTCACGCAAGATGTGTTAAAGCGAACTCGTTTGTAAAAAGAGCAGCACTCACTACCGGAAGTGGCTGTTCTTTAATGCGCAGTCTGAGTGCTGATTGTTTTTTGACAGGGGATGTAAAATATCATGATGCAATGGAAGCAAAAAGTATAAATCTTTCTGTAATTGACATCGGACATTATGAAAGTGAACGCTTTTTTGCCCAAATTTTACAAAAGTATTTGAAAAATTTAGGTTTAAAAGTTATAATTGCGTCATCAGAAAATCCATTCACCTATATTTAA
- a CDS encoding KH domain-containing protein → MIADFVAQFARLIASNPDDIRVEVQEGDEITEIVLYANQADIGKLIGKSGKMIGAIKTVISGCKAKDGVSYRINVEPI, encoded by the coding sequence ATGATTGCTGATTTTGTCGCACAATTTGCAAGACTGATAGCATCGAACCCTGATGATATTAGAGTTGAAGTTCAAGAGGGCGACGAAATAACAGAGATAGTTCTCTATGCCAATCAGGCGGATATCGGCAAACTGATCGGTAAGAGCGGGAAGATGATAGGTGCTATAAAAACTGTCATCTCAGGCTGTAAAGCTAAAGATGGTGTGAGTTATAGAATCAATGTCGAACCAATCTAA
- the rimM gene encoding ribosome maturation factor RimM (Essential for efficient processing of 16S rRNA) has product MSNQSKKPLLHIATLGKTVGIKGDMKLHIKSDFPEQFRSGASFLINKKERVTLRDVNLERGLVKINDISNPEDAKRYTNAKLFTTYEETRKNCHLDEGEYFFFDLEDCDVYEDGKLLGRVKEVERINISNYLSIVTDASLVAKGLPKSFLVPFHEPFKVAVDIDAKRIELRGAMDILEAS; this is encoded by the coding sequence ATGTCGAACCAATCTAAAAAACCGCTGCTTCACATCGCAACTCTCGGCAAAACTGTCGGGATAAAAGGCGATATGAAGCTGCATATCAAATCTGATTTTCCGGAGCAGTTTCGATCTGGAGCATCATTTTTGATAAACAAAAAAGAGAGAGTGACGCTGCGTGATGTTAATCTTGAGCGTGGACTGGTAAAGATAAACGATATCTCAAATCCGGAAGATGCAAAGAGATATACGAATGCAAAGCTGTTCACAACCTATGAAGAGACAAGGAAGAATTGTCATCTTGATGAGGGTGAATATTTCTTTTTTGATCTAGAAGATTGTGATGTGTATGAAGATGGTAAGTTGCTCGGCCGTGTAAAAGAGGTTGAGAGAATCAACATCAGCAACTATCTGAGTATCGTAACCGATGCTTCTTTAGTTGCCAAGGGATTGCCAAAGAGTTTTTTGGTTCCTTTTCATGAACCGTTTAAAGTTGCCGTAGACATTGACGCAAAACGCATTGAGTTGCGTGGTGCGATGGATATACTCGAAGCTTCTTAA
- a CDS encoding zinc ribbon domain-containing protein: protein MNKHLKQLIDLSIVDKEIDAFEPQIEEANSKYEAALAKTKSIESDIENLTNEIKEEEVKKAKNELHLAELSAKLEENAKKSSEVKTEREMKSLQLEEEIAKEQITFANEEIERLEKIIEAKKEQIEAASAKLEELQSSLESVKAEVDAKLEEINKERQEVFKKKEKLLADINQKGLAFYQKIRRWAKNTTVVPVEDQACMGCHMVIGDKVYADVIKGEDITTCPHCGRILYVKASEE from the coding sequence ATGAACAAGCACTTAAAGCAACTAATTGATCTCTCTATCGTAGATAAAGAGATAGATGCGTTTGAGCCTCAGATAGAAGAAGCAAACTCAAAATATGAAGCAGCCCTTGCAAAAACGAAGAGTATTGAGTCAGATATTGAAAATTTAACAAATGAAATTAAAGAAGAAGAAGTAAAAAAAGCGAAAAATGAACTTCACCTTGCAGAACTCTCTGCAAAATTAGAAGAAAACGCTAAAAAATCTTCAGAAGTTAAGACTGAACGTGAGATGAAATCTCTGCAACTCGAAGAAGAAATTGCAAAAGAGCAGATCACATTTGCAAATGAAGAGATCGAAAGACTTGAGAAGATCATCGAAGCAAAAAAAGAGCAGATTGAAGCGGCAAGTGCTAAACTTGAAGAACTGCAGTCAAGCCTAGAAAGCGTAAAAGCTGAGGTTGATGCAAAACTTGAAGAGATTAACAAAGAGCGTCAGGAAGTTTTCAAGAAAAAAGAGAAACTTTTGGCTGACATCAACCAAAAAGGTTTGGCGTTCTATCAAAAGATCCGTAGATGGGCAAAAAATACAACGGTAGTTCCTGTAGAGGATCAAGCATGTATGGGTTGCCATATGGTTATCGGCGATAAAGTGTATGCTGATGTCATTAAAGGTGAAGATATAACTACATGTCCTCATTGTGGACGTATTTTGTACGTGAAAGCCAGCGAAGAGTAG
- a CDS encoding tetratricopeptide repeat protein, translating to MTLFQLLMLGASAFFAYKIYEHIQTLQDPTENQGDRSADAFSTFDASALIQSGDEAMQKGDYQKALAIYSEVNIKSPKDADTLFKMGYALMQQERNDEAIEYYKEALELDPNSTAIHQAMASLYRKMGEFASAKNHLNASLELDDKNPITYYNYGNLLVDMKHFDEAKEMYKKALELDADFTEAKEELEKLEEQQ from the coding sequence GTGACACTTTTTCAACTTTTGATGCTTGGCGCATCGGCATTTTTTGCCTATAAAATTTATGAACACATTCAAACATTACAGGATCCAACAGAAAATCAAGGTGATAGAAGTGCTGATGCTTTTTCTACTTTTGATGCTTCTGCGCTTATCCAAAGCGGTGATGAAGCGATGCAAAAGGGTGACTACCAAAAAGCACTCGCTATCTACTCTGAAGTCAATATAAAATCGCCAAAAGATGCAGATACTCTTTTTAAAATGGGATATGCTTTAATGCAGCAAGAACGTAATGATGAAGCAATAGAATACTATAAAGAGGCACTTGAACTTGACCCGAACTCCACTGCCATTCATCAGGCTATGGCGTCACTTTATCGAAAAATGGGTGAGTTTGCGAGTGCGAAAAATCATCTCAATGCATCACTTGAACTCGATGATAAAAATCCGATAACCTATTATAACTATGGTAATTTACTTGTCGATATGAAACATTTCGATGAAGCAAAAGAGATGTATAAAAAAGCGCTTGAACTTGATGCTGATTTTACAGAGGCCAAAGAAGAACTTGAAAAATTAGAGGAGCAACAATGA
- the waaA gene encoding lipid IV(A) 3-deoxy-D-manno-octulosonic acid transferase, giving the protein MSLFSVFYFLLSIALFIIALPLLILLSFKKKYRESIPARFFLFRNPPFQHLDALWFHVCSLGEARALKPLLQKFSSQEVCISTITHTGHAEAKKYDAEVRYLPYEMHLPFWIHREKVLVVLEAEFWYLLFRVANARGAKVILLNARISDKSVDKYLKFAWFYKKLLEKVEIIYVQSEVDKNRFLALGAKNIEVIGNIKLAGEIKKTKSYVKPQKSELIVAGSTHPDEEDAVLKAFIAYKKHMPHAKLVVVPRHPERFASVYEVMQKYAGEHSLTLEKFSLTQDFGSDLILVDMMGELNNIYAVSDVAILGGAFREDVGGHNPLEPAYFGCKIITGKHFFHQKELFKYVHHVQYVEPDEIAAALKQTKELPPSMVEETIDLEPVVQKIKEYMK; this is encoded by the coding sequence TTGAGCCTCTTTAGTGTTTTCTACTTTCTTTTAAGTATCGCGCTTTTTATCATAGCGCTTCCGCTTTTGATACTTTTATCTTTTAAGAAAAAGTATCGAGAGTCGATTCCTGCAAGATTTTTTCTTTTTAGAAATCCTCCTTTTCAACATCTGGATGCTTTATGGTTTCATGTCTGCTCACTTGGTGAAGCAAGAGCATTAAAACCACTACTTCAAAAGTTCTCATCGCAAGAGGTCTGTATATCTACCATTACGCATACAGGACATGCCGAAGCAAAGAAGTATGATGCCGAGGTGCGCTATCTGCCGTATGAGATGCATCTGCCTTTTTGGATACATCGGGAGAAGGTACTTGTCGTTTTGGAGGCTGAGTTTTGGTATTTGCTTTTTCGTGTAGCTAATGCCAGAGGTGCAAAGGTCATTTTACTCAATGCCCGCATATCTGATAAAAGTGTCGATAAATATCTGAAATTTGCATGGTTTTATAAAAAACTGCTTGAAAAAGTGGAGATCATCTATGTGCAGAGCGAAGTGGATAAGAACAGATTTTTAGCACTTGGTGCGAAAAATATTGAAGTCATCGGCAATATAAAACTTGCCGGTGAGATAAAAAAGACGAAAAGTTATGTAAAACCTCAAAAGAGTGAACTCATTGTCGCCGGTTCGACGCATCCGGATGAAGAAGATGCCGTATTAAAAGCATTTATTGCATATAAAAAGCATATGCCTCACGCAAAGCTTGTTGTTGTACCGCGGCATCCGGAACGTTTTGCGAGTGTTTATGAAGTAATGCAGAAATATGCAGGTGAACATTCGTTAACATTAGAGAAATTCTCTCTCACGCAGGATTTTGGAAGTGATCTGATACTTGTTGACATGATGGGCGAGCTGAATAACATTTATGCTGTGAGCGATGTGGCTATATTAGGCGGTGCTTTTCGAGAGGATGTGGGCGGACACAATCCGCTTGAACCGGCATATTTTGGTTGTAAAATCATTACGGGAAAACATTTTTTTCACCAAAAAGAGCTTTTTAAGTATGTGCATCATGTGCAGTATGTAGAGCCTGATGAGATTGCAGCAGCACTGAAACAAACAAAAGAACTGCCGCCTTCGATGGTGGAAGAGACGATAGATCTAGAACCGGTGGTTCAAAAAATAAAAGAATATATGAAATAA
- the ffh gene encoding signal recognition particle protein, with amino-acid sequence MFGTLTDSFTNAIKKIRFHDDAKALSKALTELKKNLLKADVNHKVVKELIQQVELKTKAAGIGKDQFLNALRETLNELLDVGGNKGFVFAPNPPTVILMTGLQGSGKTTTTGKLATYLKNKGKKVLIVAADLQRLAAVEQLRQITQQIEVELYEDEATKNPVDVVKSALEYANSKIFDVVLIDTAGRLAIDDELMQELENVKKAANPDEIFYVADSLTGQDAVRTATTFKEKIGIDGVILSKYDGDAKGGVALGLSSQVQVPLRFIGLGEKMEDLEVFLPERIVNRLMGFGDVEGLAEKVTNVIDEKQAKKLTKKIQKGKFNFNDFLEQMEQMKKMGSMSSIMGMIPGMGNMSKAIKDFDFENSGELKNIKAMVSSMTPKEREDPDLLNNSRKQRIAKGCGLDIVDINRMIKQFKNAGKMAKKFSGKNGMKQLQSMMGQAGGPGGLGGLPR; translated from the coding sequence ATGTTTGGCACTTTAACAGACTCGTTTACAAATGCAATAAAGAAGATTCGCTTTCATGATGATGCAAAAGCACTTTCAAAAGCATTGACGGAACTTAAAAAGAATTTGCTCAAAGCGGATGTAAATCATAAGGTCGTTAAAGAACTTATTCAACAGGTCGAGCTTAAAACAAAAGCGGCCGGAATAGGGAAAGACCAATTTTTAAATGCTCTGCGTGAGACATTGAACGAACTTTTGGATGTTGGTGGAAATAAAGGTTTCGTCTTCGCTCCAAATCCTCCGACCGTTATTTTGATGACAGGTCTGCAGGGTTCGGGTAAAACGACCACTACAGGAAAACTGGCGACATATCTGAAAAATAAAGGCAAGAAAGTGCTTATTGTCGCAGCTGACCTGCAGCGTCTTGCAGCGGTAGAACAATTGCGCCAGATTACACAACAGATAGAAGTTGAACTTTACGAAGATGAAGCTACCAAAAACCCTGTGGATGTCGTTAAATCCGCTCTTGAATATGCAAACTCTAAAATATTCGATGTTGTTCTGATAGATACGGCAGGACGTTTGGCAATCGATGATGAGTTGATGCAAGAGCTTGAAAATGTTAAAAAAGCGGCAAATCCCGATGAGATATTTTATGTAGCAGATTCTTTGACGGGTCAGGATGCTGTTCGAACGGCAACTACCTTTAAAGAAAAAATCGGCATTGATGGTGTGATTCTTTCAAAATATGACGGTGATGCCAAAGGCGGTGTTGCACTTGGTCTTTCATCACAAGTTCAGGTACCACTGCGTTTTATAGGTCTGGGTGAAAAGATGGAAGATCTCGAGGTCTTCTTACCTGAGCGTATTGTCAATCGTTTGATGGGGTTTGGTGATGTCGAAGGGCTGGCCGAAAAAGTTACCAATGTCATCGATGAAAAGCAGGCGAAGAAACTGACGAAAAAGATCCAAAAAGGGAAATTCAATTTCAATGACTTTTTGGAACAGATGGAACAGATGAAAAAGATGGGTTCTATGAGCTCAATCATGGGAATGATCCCAGGTATGGGAAATATGTCCAAAGCTATCAAAGATTTTGATTTTGAGAATTCGGGTGAGCTTAAGAACATCAAAGCAATGGTCAGTTCAATGACGCCAAAAGAGCGAGAAGACCCGGATCTTTTAAATAACTCACGCAAACAGAGAATCGCAAAAGGGTGTGGACTCGATATTGTTGATATCAACCGTATGATAAAACAGTTCAAAAATGCCGGAAAAATGGCGAAAAAATTCTCTGGTAAAAATGGCATGAAACAGCTGCAATCTATGATGGGACAAGCCGGTGGTCCTGGAGGACTTGGCGGATTACCTAGATAA
- the trmD gene encoding tRNA (guanosine(37)-N1)-methyltransferase TrmD, producing the protein MQFTFVTLFPNLIEGYFKDSILKRAIEKGILKIDYCNPRDYSKNKHFKVDDTAVGGGAGMVMNPQPLFDALDDLKNRDEDVHIVFMTPVAKAFVQNDAKRLAKKSHVAFVSGRYEGIDERVIEKYADEVFSIGDYILTGGELASLVICDATSRNIEGVLGNAESLETESFETPLLEAPSFSKPKIYDSLSVPSEYLKGNHSKIRSLKLALSECKTKYFRPNELKKHKAEQHLS; encoded by the coding sequence ATGCAGTTCACATTTGTCACACTCTTTCCTAATTTGATAGAGGGTTATTTTAAAGACTCTATATTAAAAAGGGCAATAGAGAAAGGGATCTTGAAGATTGATTATTGCAATCCGAGAGATTACTCGAAAAACAAACATTTTAAAGTCGATGACACTGCAGTAGGCGGAGGGGCCGGGATGGTTATGAATCCCCAACCGCTGTTTGATGCACTGGATGACTTGAAAAACAGAGATGAAGACGTGCATATCGTCTTTATGACTCCGGTTGCCAAAGCGTTTGTACAAAATGATGCAAAACGTTTGGCAAAGAAATCTCATGTAGCGTTTGTGAGTGGACGCTATGAGGGAATAGATGAGAGAGTCATTGAAAAGTATGCGGATGAAGTTTTTTCTATTGGTGATTACATTTTAACTGGAGGTGAACTTGCTTCCTTGGTTATCTGTGATGCAACAAGTAGAAATATAGAAGGTGTTCTTGGAAATGCTGAGTCTTTGGAGACTGAGAGTTTTGAAACGCCACTTCTGGAAGCACCAAGCTTTTCAAAACCGAAAATATATGACTCTTTAAGTGTTCCATCAGAATACTTAAAGGGAAATCATAGTAAAATTCGCTCACTAAAATTAGCCTTGTCTGAATGTAAAACAAAATATTTCAGACCAAATGAGCTAAAAAAGCATAAAGCTGAACAACATTTATCGTAA
- the rplS gene encoding 50S ribosomal protein L19 has protein sequence MRNKYIENFEKAQIAEKNIPDFRAGDTVNLAVTIKEGDKTRVQNYEGVCIAKRGQGTGQTITVRKIGANGVGIERIFPIYSDSINEIKVIRRGRVRRAKLFYLRSLAGKKARIKELRRK, from the coding sequence ATGAGAAATAAGTATATTGAAAACTTTGAAAAAGCACAAATCGCTGAGAAAAACATTCCAGATTTTCGTGCTGGTGATACTGTAAATCTTGCAGTAACAATTAAAGAAGGCGACAAAACTCGTGTACAAAATTACGAGGGTGTTTGTATTGCTAAACGTGGTCAAGGTACTGGTCAAACTATTACAGTACGTAAAATTGGAGCCAACGGTGTTGGTATTGAAAGAATTTTCCCAATTTACTCTGACTCAATCAACGAGATTAAAGTAATTCGTCGCGGTCGTGTTCGTCGTGCGAAACTATTCTACCTACGTTCACTTGCAGGTAAAAAAGCTCGTATTAAAGAACTTAGAAGAAAATAA